A window of Pseudocalidococcus azoricus BACA0444 contains these coding sequences:
- the ftsY gene encoding signal recognition particle-docking protein FtsY, with translation MFNWFRRALGKTEENATVENQPASSVTEAPETPDPEATTKLPPDSPIAPPEPEATPEPEPKVDYLAWAKTAFQNIQARQAPSLDTPTAAPEAVNHPTENFPSPVIAPPPDNPPTPQDSATNIPEAPSQPEISVTTAPDSPPLPSPETPVGEITDLTVPATPTPTTEPDAIPLALDEGFLWSAEVLASQGRRPEDVDLEEITWLQKLRQGLGKTRRGLVNQLKAVVGRGPLGADAVEDIESLLLQADVGVAATDKIIQALQTKIRQDALPADQAIDYLKQILRDVLEEPFQNGYDPNFAPQKQRLNIWLMTGVNGVGKTTTIGKIAHVASTSGYPCLVAAADTFRAAAVEQVKIWAARSGVEVIANPGKNTDPAAVVFDGISAAQSRHCELLLIDTAGRLQNKQNLMEELKKIRRIVDKKAPDAHIESLLVLDATLGQNGLRQAQVFAEAAQLTGVVITKLDGTAKGGVALAVVQELGLPIRFIGAGEGIKDLRPFSSYEFVEALLSS, from the coding sequence GTGTTTAACTGGTTTCGCCGTGCATTGGGTAAAACTGAGGAAAATGCGACTGTCGAGAACCAACCGGCATCTTCTGTGACAGAGGCTCCAGAAACACCTGACCCAGAGGCAACAACAAAACTTCCCCCTGACTCTCCGATTGCGCCCCCTGAACCAGAAGCTACACCGGAACCGGAACCTAAAGTGGATTACCTGGCCTGGGCTAAAACAGCCTTTCAGAATATCCAAGCCCGCCAGGCCCCCAGCCTTGACACTCCCACAGCCGCCCCTGAAGCAGTTAATCACCCAACAGAAAATTTTCCTTCCCCGGTTATTGCTCCCCCCCCAGATAATCCTCCAACACCCCAAGACTCAGCCACAAACATCCCTGAAGCCCCCTCACAGCCCGAAATTAGCGTCACCACAGCCCCTGACTCCCCACCCCTCCCTTCTCCTGAAACTCCAGTGGGTGAAATAACCGATTTAACTGTCCCAGCAACACCGACACCGACAACTGAGCCAGACGCAATCCCCTTGGCCCTCGATGAAGGCTTTTTGTGGTCAGCAGAAGTCTTGGCCAGCCAGGGTCGCCGTCCCGAAGATGTGGATCTTGAAGAAATTACTTGGTTGCAAAAACTCCGCCAGGGCTTAGGTAAAACTCGTCGGGGCCTGGTGAATCAACTCAAAGCCGTTGTTGGGCGTGGGCCATTAGGGGCTGATGCGGTTGAAGATATTGAATCCCTTTTGCTCCAGGCCGATGTTGGAGTCGCAGCCACAGACAAAATTATTCAGGCCCTGCAAACCAAAATCCGTCAAGATGCCCTCCCCGCCGACCAGGCCATAGACTACCTCAAACAAATTCTCCGGGATGTCCTCGAAGAACCATTCCAAAATGGCTATGATCCCAACTTTGCCCCCCAAAAACAACGGTTGAATATTTGGCTGATGACGGGGGTGAATGGAGTCGGCAAAACCACAACCATTGGCAAAATCGCCCATGTGGCCAGTACATCGGGTTATCCCTGCTTAGTGGCGGCGGCGGATACATTTCGGGCCGCGGCAGTGGAACAGGTGAAAATTTGGGCCGCTCGCAGTGGAGTCGAGGTGATTGCTAACCCTGGCAAAAATACAGATCCGGCGGCGGTGGTCTTTGATGGCATTAGTGCAGCCCAATCCCGCCACTGTGAATTGCTCTTGATTGATACGGCCGGCCGGTTGCAGAACAAACAAAATCTGATGGAAGAACTCAAGAAAATTCGCCGGATTGTGGATAAGAAAGCTCCCGATGCCCACATTGAATCCCTCTTGGTTTTAGATGCTACCCTCGGACAAAATGGATTGCGCCAGGCCCAGGTGTTTGCGGAAGCGGCTCAATTAACAGGGGTAGTGATTACCAAACTCGATGGCACAGCCAAAGGGGGAGTGGCCCTCGCCGTAGTCCAAGAGCTAGGCTTACCGATTCGCTTCATTGGGGCCGGGGAAGGAATTAAGGATTTACGCCCTTTTTCGAGTTATGAGTTTGTTGAGGCATTATTGAGTAGTTAG
- a CDS encoding serine/threonine protein kinase — MAEILGGRYEVIAELGRQPGKRTYRVRDIKTSDECILKRLSFGEDMAWEDVQLFERETQVLQALYHPAIPKYRDGFEISLSSGQGFALVQDYIPAPSLAQSLTAGRLWTEPQLKTLAKQLLDILIYLHSHSPPVIHRDIKPSNILWDEARQQAYLVDFGAVQTVISGSTRTVVGTYGYMPPEQFGGRSVPASDLYALGATLIHLASGQNPADIAQANQRLQFSNLVNLSPGLIIWLQHLVEPGLDKRLTSAQAALRELNNSQNQGIFHSQLSQPEHSKVIWIEKSDELEIIIPPVRTQGGGGVAGLVFLGAFALAWNSFIFFWTGFALLAPFPINLAFSLFSIPFWAAGIGMAGVVLFGFLGQVRLKITADTISQTYELLGFRKSGTPPSPRSSITKIEHQVRYYTKDSDGDRVTVQPELTIWAGTRQYNLGGKGLLSDPEIEWLATALSQYLQIPLNVKDKSQQP, encoded by the coding sequence ATGGCTGAAATCTTGGGGGGGCGGTATGAAGTTATTGCAGAATTGGGCCGGCAACCGGGCAAGCGCACCTATCGAGTCAGGGATATAAAAACCTCTGATGAATGTATCCTCAAGCGGCTGAGTTTTGGCGAGGACATGGCCTGGGAAGATGTGCAACTGTTCGAGCGAGAAACCCAAGTCCTCCAGGCCCTCTATCACCCAGCAATTCCTAAGTATCGGGATGGTTTTGAGATCAGCTTATCTTCGGGCCAGGGGTTTGCCCTTGTGCAAGATTATATTCCCGCCCCATCCCTAGCCCAGTCTCTTACTGCCGGCCGCCTGTGGACAGAACCCCAACTCAAAACCCTGGCCAAACAATTACTGGATATTTTGATTTATCTCCACAGCCATTCCCCGCCCGTGATTCATCGGGATATTAAACCCAGCAATATTCTCTGGGATGAAGCCCGTCAACAGGCCTACCTCGTTGATTTTGGGGCCGTCCAGACGGTAATTTCTGGCTCCACCCGCACCGTTGTTGGTACCTATGGCTACATGCCTCCAGAACAATTTGGCGGCCGATCTGTCCCTGCCTCTGACCTCTATGCCTTGGGTGCAACCCTGATTCACTTAGCCAGTGGCCAAAATCCCGCCGACATAGCCCAAGCAAATCAACGCCTACAATTTAGCAATTTGGTCAACCTTTCCCCTGGCTTGATAATTTGGTTACAACATTTGGTCGAACCCGGCCTGGATAAACGGTTGACTTCTGCCCAGGCTGCACTGAGGGAACTTAACAACAGCCAAAATCAGGGGATATTCCATAGTCAACTGAGCCAGCCAGAGCACAGTAAGGTTATCTGGATAGAAAAAAGTGATGAACTAGAGATAATTATTCCGCCAGTGCGTACTCAAGGGGGGGGAGGAGTTGCAGGGCTAGTCTTTCTGGGGGCTTTTGCCTTGGCCTGGAACTCGTTTATTTTTTTCTGGACTGGGTTTGCGCTTCTGGCTCCTTTCCCGATCAATCTGGCCTTTAGCTTATTCTCGATTCCGTTTTGGGCAGCAGGAATTGGCATGGCCGGCGTAGTTTTGTTTGGTTTTTTGGGCCAAGTCCGCCTAAAGATTACCGCTGACACCATTAGCCAAACCTATGAACTCTTGGGTTTTCGCAAATCAGGCACACCTCCTAGCCCCCGCAGTTCAATCACCAAAATTGAGCACCAAGTTCGCTACTACACCAAAGATAGTGATGGAGATCGCGTCACCGTCCAACCAGAACTGACTATTTGGGCCGGAACTCGTCAGTATAATTTGGGGGGTAAGGGCTTACTCAGTGATCCCGAAATTGAATGGTTAGCCACTGCCCTCAGCCAGTACCTCCAGATTCCCCTTAACGTTAAGGACAAATCTCAGCAACCATAA